The nucleotide sequence TGACACCCCCGCGTGATCGTTGCCGGGCATTGGTGGCTTGCGGGCTCGTGGCAATCGCTTCGCCGGCTTCGAAAGCTGTGTCGAACATGAGGAGATGACGATGGACCGCCAGCAACTCCTGGTGCAGGATTGGATGACCAGAGATCCGTTGACGGTTGGACCGGACACTTCCGCGGTCGAGGCGTATGAGCGGATGCGTCAGCACAAGATCCATCGCCTGCCCGTGGTAGCGGATGGGCAACTGGTCGGAATTGTGACACGCAGCGATATTGAAGGCACCGGATCGTTCCAGCGCACTGAAGCCGGCTGGCACGAGGCGCGCTTTGCTCTGGCCGGCACGGTGGTGGAAGAGGTGATGACGCGCAACCCGATCTCGGTCGCTATGACGGCGCCGGTGCGCGAAGCAGCGGCGCTGATGCTGAAGCACCACCTCAGCGGCCTGCCAGTGGTGGACAACGACCGGCTGGTGGGAATCATCACCGAGACCGATATTCTCCGGCTGGTGCTGGAGCGGTGCCTCCCCGAGGAGTGAGGCGTTTCTGGGTCCTGAAAAGGTTGGTATGAGGGCCTGGCACGCTTAGACTGTTCCCGTCGGGCGATGGTCCTCACCCTCCCCCGCCTCGCTGCGCTCGG is from Chloroflexaceae bacterium and encodes:
- a CDS encoding CBS domain-containing protein, which produces MDRQQLLVQDWMTRDPLTVGPDTSAVEAYERMRQHKIHRLPVVADGQLVGIVTRSDIEGTGSFQRTEAGWHEARFALAGTVVEEVMTRNPISVAMTAPVREAAALMLKHHLSGLPVVDNDRLVGIITETDILRLVLERCLPEE